Proteins encoded together in one Microcaecilia unicolor chromosome 3, aMicUni1.1, whole genome shotgun sequence window:
- the LOC115466417 gene encoding zinc finger protein 33B-like, protein MPAHLHQQVSVTFKDVAAHFSEEEWEVLEEWQKELYKKVMLEVHEALISLGYGILNSDIIFRVKQRDKLYYRDWRDVDGGRSAKTSSRRHTAVQPDIVLRIQAEEAKDLGDRWAADGAGVSVAETGVPVFNPDLSLWIVKEEEAGLSDSTAREGKAEILGKEQSSQKKTEEEGDQLQEKRVQNLNPQESLLEKDCISKFCGLEGPDSHWMPGIASAYREDQTVSSRGEFAILGGILEQPRSVMGGRDCEQNWSEETTSGQLLLLQHQPHKGDKPYTCTECGKGFSRSTQLKDHWRTHTGERPYKCTECGKGFSRSTQLKDHRRTHTGERPYKCRECGKSFSHSSNLNHHRRTHTGERPHPCPECHKRFSQNSDLVRHQRTHTGPFKCPVCEKSFTQKSFLTLHERTHTD, encoded by the exons ATGCCTGCACATCTGCACCAGCAG GTCTCTGTGACCTTCAAGGACGTGGCAGCTCATTTCTCAGAAGAAGAGTGGGAGGTGTTGGAGGAgtggcagaaggagctttacaagaAGGTGATGCTGGAAGTCCATGAAGCCCTCATCTCTCTGG GATATGGGATTTTGAACAGCGACATTATATTCAGAGTTAAACAAAGGGACAAGCTATATTATAGGGACTGGCGGGACGTGGATGGAGGGCGAAGCGCCAAAACTTCCAGCAGGC GCCACACTGCTGTTCAGCCGGACATCGTCTTACGGATCCAAGCGGAAGAGGCGAAGGACCTTGGGGATCGTTGGGCAGCTGATGGAGCCGGTGTCTCTGTAGCCGAAA CTGGTGTCCCTGTCTTCAACCCTGACCTCTCGCTGTGGATTGTGAAGGAGGAAGAGGCAGGTCTGAGTGACAGCACCGCTAGAGAAGGAAAAGCAGAGATTCTTGGTAAAG AGCAAAGCAGCCAGAAGAAGACTGAGGAAGAGGGGGATCAGCTGCAGGAGAAGAGAGTTCAGAACTTGAACCCACAGGAAAGCTTATTGGAAAAAGACTGTATCTCAAAGTTCTGTGGTCTTGAAGGACCGGATTCCCACTGGATGCCAGGAATCGCTTCAGCATATAGAGAGGACCAGACCGTCAGCAGCAGAGGGGAATTTGCTATACTAGGAGGGATCCTAGAACAGCCAAGGTCCGTCATGGGAGGGAGAGACTGCGAACAGAACTGGAGTGAGGAAACTACAAGTGGTCAACTTCTTCTGCTGCAGCATCAGCCTCACAAGGGAGACAAGCCATACACATGCACAGAATGCGGGAAGGGCTTCAGCCGCAGCACGCAGCTGAAGGATCACTGGAGGACCCACACTGGGGAGAGACCTTACAAGTGTACGGAGTGTGGGAAAGGCTTCAGCCGTAGCACCCAGCTGAAAGACCACCGGCGGACGCACACGGGCGAGAGGCCATACAAGTGTCGGGAATGCGGGAAGAGCTTCAGCCACAGCTCCAACCTGAACCATCACCGGAGGACACATACGGGAGAGAGGCCACACCCGTGTCCTGAATGTCACAAAAGGTTCAGCCAGAACTCGGACCTTGTTCGGCACCAGAGAACTCATACGGGCCCCTTTAAGTGTCCTGTATGCGAAAAGAGCTTCACTCAGAAATCCTTCCTGACCCTACATGAAAGAACCCATACGGACTGA